The Ziziphus jujuba cultivar Dongzao chromosome 3, ASM3175591v1 region ggaaaggtggtgaaacacaaagcccgattggtggtcaaaggatttcttcagaagaaaggaattgactttgatgagattttttcaccagtggtaaaaatgacttcaattcgagtcatttttggtttagtagcaagtctaaacctagagcttgagcagatggatgtgaagacagcatttcttcacggtgatttacatgaagaaatctacatggagcagccagaaggatttgaggtttcagggaaagaaaacctcgtatgcaagctaaagaagagcttgtatggcctcaagcaagcaccaagacaatggtataagaagtttgactcgtttatggtgagtcaaggctataaaaggactgcagcagaccagtgtgtttatattaaaacattttcaggtggaaacttcattgcacttttgctatatgttgacgacatgttgatcgttggacaagatgcaatgaagattagtaagctgaagaaagaattgtctaagtcttttgatatgaaagacttaggaccagctcaacaaattttgggaatgcaaataatccgagacaggaagaatagaaggttatggctatctcaagagaagtatgttgaacgggtgataaagagattcaacatggataaagccaaaccggtcagcattccacttgcaaatcatttcaagttgagtaagaagttgtgcccctcatccaaagaagagatagaggagatggcttcagtaccatattcttcagcggtaggaagtctgatgtatgcaatggtgtgtaccagaccagacattgctcatgcagtaggtgttgtgagcagatttctttcaaatcctggaaagaaacactgggaagcagtcaaatggattctcaggtatcttaaaggtacatcgaagctgtgcttgtgctacgggggaggtgatccaatcttagaaggctatacagatgcagatatggccggagaccctgataatagaaagtctacatcaggttatctctacacttttgcagggggagctgtgtcatggcagtcaagattgcagaagtgtgttgctttatccactactgaagcagagtacattgccgcagcggaagcgggtaaggaaatgttgtggttaaagcgttttctcacagaattgggcatcaagcaagaagactacaagatacattgtgataaccaaagtgccatggatttgagcaaaaactcaatgtatcattcccgtacaaagcacattgacatccgctatcattggatacgcgaagtaatagatcaacagttgctgaaactgatgaagatccacacaaaagagaatccagcagatatgctaacaaaagttgttgctcaagagaagctgaagctatgcagagacatagctggaatagatggcagatgaccatcagttttaaatgcggctggagggggagaattgtgaagtccagccgcaccaacccacaacctcaccaaccacaccaaccgcaccaaccacagccaccattgttgacagccaccattgttgacatgctgcaccgatcaacaattgtgggctaagttgttgaagattgtggccatgcttgcctataaataggctccttcccgttccatgaaaatcaagccaagagagcaatctcaagcctcccaagtgaggagaattgagagaaaactccaagagtgagagttgtttaagttccagagagaacttgagagaagagtgagcaattccagagagaattggagagtgcagagagaggttccacgagagaatcctacatgagagaagtttttatttttgtattctatttttaagagattaatagaattcttttattttcttctcatatttcttctctaaagtggtcagagaatcACAACACTTTATCCATGCATGGATTCATTTTTTTGTCCTGTACGTAACCAAGCAGAAGATAAGGATGCGGTAAAATACGTGATGAAAGATAACAAAAGCAAAAGTAAAATGTCGTGTCTCTATCAGTGCCTATACGTACTATTTCTTTGGATGTATAGAGTGTGAATACGTGTGAATTGAGGAGGACGACCAATTTGAAACCTCATATTTAAGATCacattattcacccaaaaaaaaaaaaaaatctaaaagtaaAAGAGTTTACATTACAGAATATACGGAGATATAGAAAGTACATTAATCCAACATTCTcggttaattttatttaattagttgatttataacacgaaatttaaaaatttaatatacattcatcaaattAATTGAGATCTGAATTAAATTTAATTCCTTAGGACGATATTGCACATCCTGCATGTATTGAGTTCTaagtttaataattttgtttttttgataattatcaaattattacattttgataattaaatacAGTAAACTCTATGATCATCTGCTAGTGCAAAAGCCCTTTAGGTTGGTCCCAAACTTACTTTTCTTTTGCTTtactttatatttaattacaaataGCAATGCATTTGGCCTGTAGGCTAGTTTGTATGTCCTTGAATTCTTAAATTATTGTCCTTGCTTTCCTGTATCAATTTCATAGTCAAAGCACGCTTGTGATAAGCTTTTTCCAGTCTCTAAATGGTTCCACAATATGCCAGAGCCACTTAGGTTTTGAAGGTTCAGTGATTAGCTACTTTAGCATCGTACTTCcaacttatataaatatatatatatatatatttatatatattgcatcGATCTTTCAATGATTACTTATTCTGTATACATGGAGTAAAAAGCTGCACATTGTTTTGAACTTGATTTTAGAatacaaattcaattttttttttttgaaaaatttgaatatagtttttgttttattttctttttaaactatatgttaaattgtttgtaattagattatataaatgGTTGTTATCCTCGCATTATAGGCATATATATTCTTTAGCTTTACTACAAATGATTTGAGTATTTTATTCAcaaacgagagagagagagatacatACTGAAGAAGGcaatatttctattatttaccaccaaaaaaaaaaaaaaaaaagaagaagaaaaaaaggctATATTTGTGTTTAAACAGTTGTAGCTCAACGTTGTTCATGCTTTCAGATGGCAATGAAGGAGAAACGTGTATCACGATTGATACAGAACGGTCCAATATACAAAACCCCATCGGttaataaatgattaattttgtctttttctcaTATACCAcccgcataaaaaaaaaaattaaataatttttggaacatttaattttatattatttttataaattattaatacttgataaaaaaataattaatataatttaaaaataatttctgtaacataaaattttaattttttattatatttttactatatataaaaaaaatttataaaaaattgtttaaaaataagTGATTCAAAAGTCATATGATTTTATGTTTCTGACACCACACAAAAGACTAGGTAGGTTGGCCCTTTcgtttattattactattattatcgttattattttgtccttttttttttttttttttttttgggtctaatgTGGCAGTGTCAAGCGATTTACTGGATTTTCTGGCAGATAGAAACTTTCCAGCTACCTATTTTCTCTAAGTTGAATTACACTTCTAAAtcctttaatttgaaaaaaaaataaaattacactttcgtcttttaaatttaaaatattctaatttaaaatttttaaattttaattcaattggatttttttttttttttcttatgcttGCTTGTACTAAACCAACTACCATTGCTACTGTAAATGGTAGGACATGCTAAATGTGATCATCTTTATTCCGATGGTCATGTCAAATTAACTTTTGACGAAGACACGCTTTTCCCACTCATACTGtccagcaaaaaaaataaaaaaattctgttCCCATTAGTGCCGATTACTTAAATAACCATCACATCCCTTTCTCTCATTGGCTTTATTTTTCGTGTCCTTTATCGAAGAAAAGTCTTAAAGaggtgtttttttcttttttttcttttttgttttgtttcgtttttttctttaaaaaaaaaatgcatttataataTCTAATAAATGTAGTCAACTGTAATTGACAATACTATCGTTTattatatttaccaaaagaaaaaaaaaaaaaaagagcaaaggaTATGCGTCTTACCAAGTATAACAAGTATGAATGTAATATCCATATGAATGGGGTTTGAGTACCAGAGTTTATTTTTGAAAGCATGTATTGATGAAACACTTTGGATGCTAGTTTAATTTTTACTAGATCATTATCAGCTTAAGCATATTGTTAATttcaattgtattttatttagaaaaattatttttgaaagcaCCAATTGTTAATAGaaacaaattgattaaaacTTGATTTTTGGAGAGATGACTTTTGAACTGtaactatataaaatttgtcACATTGAACTGATTTCTTATACTAAATACAATCTAACTGAAATGTGCatatttagttaaatttttttcattcataaatttaattaagcatTTTTATAGGAACAGGTTAATAATAAAACCATTATTTCCACTTACGGAGTTTCAAATTTGGATACCGTcatacccatatatatatatatatataatattaagcaTTTAAATTCATACATATAATAAGCTTAAAATAAATACTCTATTGTTTTAATGGGGATTTGAGTTTATAAGGAAAATGCGATAGACAATGGAAGGGCATGCTTTAATGGGGATTTGAGTTTATAAGGAAAATGGGATAGAAAATGAAAGGGCATgaataaggaaaattttgtcCATATCTAATTGATAAAGTTTCACAATTGGCTAAtttatctgaatttttttttttgttttgttaaccAAACTTCACGTGACTTATACCGAACTTCACGTGActtatattaatttgaaatataagTCTACCAAGAACGCCTATAAATAGAAGGAGAAGCAACTTCAAACCACACAACACAACACAAAGCTTGCTATCTACTCTCTCCTTTAGTGTCTCCCCCCCACCCCTTCtctaaaaacacacacacacaaatctaAGAGCGTTGTTCATTTCGTTTTGTGAAGGAAAAATGCTGAATCTAGCTCAAAATGTGGTACACAAAGTGGCATCATCTGTGCAGCACGTTGAGGAAGAGATTCTTGGGCTGTTTACCATGACTGATAATAAGATCATGGACCTCATTTATGCTACTCATGTTCATGCTGATGAAACCTTCGATGATGATTCTCTTTTCATCATCGTCGAAAACATCCTCAAGCGTGCTACCCAAATTGTTGACAAAGTTGTGCAGGTATAACTTGTTTATAATTTGTTACAAAATCAGTCTTACATTCTACATAACCTAAATGCTTGCAAAAGTCTGCATGGAAATAGTTCCATGTACATTGTACATAAATATACAACATCCATTGCTACACATCCAATATTATATACTTTGCATACAATAACACAAATTTTGAACCCCTTTGCTGATCAAGTACCCTCAAACTTACACAAATAATGACTTTTGGCCCTTTTTGGCTTTCAAGTGTGAAATTTATTAGTTACTGGTGACTTACTGAACAGGGTAGCCAAGTACATGTGGAGAACATTGAGGAGCAGACCCCTAAACCCAACTTCAGTGTTCCTCTGTGCACACTTAAGCAAATTGGCTGCGAGGTTATTATTCTTTAACCGCCATAGTTTGTGATATACGTTTGGTGTACaagtttctaattttttattttcctatatATTAACGAAGTTGAGCTATGTATAAAAATTGCAGCTTTCATGCAAGGCTCCTGGTGAGGATGTTGCACACAAAACAACACTGTCAATACTAAACAAGCTATCAACCTATTCATGGGAAGCAAAGTCAGTGCTTGCTCTTGCGGCATTTGCCATGGAATACGGCGATTTCTGGCTTCTTGCTCAGCTTCAACACACAGATCACCTTGCCAAATCAGTGGGAATACTGAAAAGAGTGCCTATTCTCACTAAGCCTGCTGACCTTCACAAACGCCGGCAAGCAATTCTTGAACTGAACAATCTCATCAAGGCCACACTTCAGGTCATCGAAATCTTCGACCAGTTCGATAAGCTCTCGGCTTATGATCCAAAAGATATACCAGGGCTGTCAATTGCAATGGACCATATCCCAGTTGATGTCTACTGGTCAATTTTAACAATAGTTGCTTGCTCAACCAAGCTCACTATTCTCTCTAGTGATGAGTATGTCTTTGTCCACGCCAATAATATGTTCATGATTCACTAAATTAATATCTGTCTAGAACTaatttattgtaaatatatattacaggCCGGACAAGCCCCATGATCTATCCCCTTATTCCCAGAAGATCCACTACATACTCAACAAGCTCAAGATCCAGCTCATTGTTTGCAGAAGACAATTAGGTTGGCTAGCTAGCGAAGGCCTATACAATTATTGGAAGCTTGATTACTAGCTTTCTTGCATATTAAGTATTTGCTAATTAAGAaagctaatttttattttatttttatttttatttttttgggggggcaGAGGAGGCAGAGACTTACCGGAAGCTGAGGAAAATGGTACAAACCCCAACAGAAGTGATGGAGGTCTTTAAGGCACTGACATTTACCAAGGATAAAACACAGCCCCTCATAGATGGTTCAACTAACAAAACGGTTGGCTCTCAGGACATCCATTTCCTTTTACTTATTCTAATAGTTTGGTTTATTGCCAAGTTGATTTATGTGCAATTATATTTCAAACAGGTTAACATTGAGGTGCTGAGGAGGAAGAACATATTCCTTTTCATCTCAACGCTTGAAATCACAGAAGAAgatatttccattgtaaaaccAATTTATGAAGGAACTAGGAAAGACGATCGTTACAAGATTGTGTGGATCCCAGTGGTGGAGCAGTGGACCATTGAACTTCAAAAGAAGTTTGAGACCCTGAGGTCTAAAATGCCATGGTTCACCATCCAATCCATATCACCAACGGTAGGCATCAAGTTCATCAAGGAAGAGTGGCATTTCAAAGGCAAGCCAGCAGTGGTGGTGATGAACCCACAAGGGAAAGTAGAAAACCCCAATGCACTCCATCTCATCAGGCTATGGGGAATGAGAGCTTTCCCTTTCGACAAGGCTGCTGACGAAACTTTATCCAAAGAATTGACTTGGATTGGCCCTGTTGTCAACAACATTGACCCTATTATTCAAACTTGGGTAAATCCATTTTTCACACCCCCTAATTTACATATCCTTTCTTTTATAAagattccatttttaaaactaaattctGGGTCTTTGAATCATTTTTATCAAACAGATTAAAGAGGAAAAATACATCTTCTTCTATGGAGGCCACGACAACGAGTGGATCCAACAGTTCACAAAGAGAGCCACAACACTTGCAAACGACCCAGTCATCAAGGATTCGAAGATAAAGATTGAGATATTTTGCATCGGAAAGAGTGGTAAAGGAGGTGAAGACCATGGAATTATAGGTAGGTTCTGGTCTGGAATAGAGAGCTTGTTCTTCACAAAAGTTCACAAACAGGTCGACCCAGTTACCCAAGAGATCCAAAAGCTGCTTTCCTACAAGAACGAGAGCGGTTGGGCAGTTCTGAGCAAAGGGTCCTCCGTGGTGACTGCTGGTCACGGGCTCACAATCTTGAGGGTTTTGGAAGATTTTGAGAAATGGAAGGAGGTTGCGAGGGAAAAGGGCTTCGAGTTCACCTTCAAAGAGTACCATAATAGAGTTATTCAGTCCGTCCGCCATTGTTGCCGGCTTGATATCCCAAGTGCGACTGGTAAAACTCCAGAAATTATGAAATGCCCAGAATGTCCTCGTACCATGGAGATGTTCATCAGCTACAAGTGCTGCCATATTGATGGCCCAGCGGCTGGCCGTCACTAAATGGGTCGGGTCTCTCTCCTTTCTAAAATGGGTCTGTTTTTTCGGGTCAAGTAGTTTATATTAtgcttcttttttactttttgggtGCTGAAATAAATTACAATGGGCATTTGCAATTAATACTATTTGTCTGTGGTATAATTGCATGCTGGATGGTTTTTAGTATCAGTGTTTTGCAGTTGGTCCAGAGGGGTGTCTTCTccgtaggaaaaaaaatatcccTCAGCACGTTGCTTTTGTACGACTACTTCTATAATGAAGCTTATCttttatggtttttgtttttgttttttgtttttttatttttatatattgtttaatgTTTTATTGCTTGCTCTGGAATATATTTCTTCTTCCACACAATTTGTCCACTGTTGTCCAAAATAGTGTATGGCTTTGATTTTGAACCTTGAATTTGGCACTTTAATTATAAtagtcaaaacaaaaaaatcgaAAATATTTTAGTGGCGGATATGTAATTTTCTTGCCTTTTATCAACTtaaaataggaaataaaaaaataaaaaaataaaaaacaactctGGATACAACCATAGACAGAGACATTGTCATAGCCACAAGTGCATTGTGCTCTGTATCAACCCctgttttatttggtttctttttaatTGCAATGTTGATGTGGACTTGGAATTGGAAAACTTTTCAGATCATATATAGCATCTGcaatagttaattaattttttttttttaaatttttggtttttgttcttttcttgggataaaaataaatagagggCTTTGTTTAATTAAGGTTTACTAATTGGTTCATTATCACAACTCCACCAATTAACGAAATGCAGTTTTcacatcaaaaaaattaatatacaagAAGCCATTGCCACAATTGTAACAAGACCTGATACTAAACATATATATCAGCATCGAATTCCTCGTTTGACATTCATAACTCTAAAGAATTGTGTGAATACTGCACAACTAGACAGCACCATCATCAGTATTTGCCACCATGTAAAGTAAAACCAGCAGCAAATGTTACAGTTGCTAATAGAATTGAAACAATTATGCATGTCTcggacatttttgttttttgcataATTGAGCTGTCACTATCTCTGTGTATCAGTCTTACGAGCATAGCTACACGAAGTTGTCCCCCCTTTGCAACAACGACACATGAATGTTGTCCTGCATTTATTATAGTCACAAACACTTAAATTTCTGTTTTGTGCCTGTAATGTTACCGTTAAACTATATAAAACTCTACTAGGTTAGCGAAAATGATCTTACTACGGTGTTGGTCGATGAAACACTTGAAAGTGGTACCAAATCCATTATCCAATTCAGTTAAGTGACTGTGGCTGTGACTTGGAGAGGTTTCATACCCTCTCTTTCCCTCATGTAGGCCAAGGATTAATCCCAAATAACTAATATTTCCACAGTTGAGCGTCTATCAAATTATGCGGCCAAATTTAGTAGATTCCTTGAATTGTTGTCTGCTATTTTTACTAATTTCTGGCCTTCTTCTCTGTGGTATGGGTATcacaacattttttatttttttttggtttaatcaAACAGAGAACATGAAATTGTGTATGTTAAAACTTAGAAGTCAACGTGCATAACTTCTTTTTGCCTCAGCCAATGTACATAACTTAACTGAGATATAAATGTCAGCATTTAGACCGATACATCAatacgttatatatatatatatatatgtatatatactgaCACAAGTCTGtctcatcattttctttttacttttatgtAATCTTGTGGAGTAACTATAGCAGAGGACTGTTTATGTATCATGGAAGGAGACAATGGACTTGAGTTATAGGATCTTATGGTTACATCTAAGAGAGACTCATACATATGGTCAAATAATGTTAAGCAactgaaaattaaaatcaaaagttTCCAATACCTTCAAGATTAGAGGACACATAGAGTGGAGTTTCTCGATTTTGTTTGAGGAATAGGTAAAATTTGGatcttcatttaaaaaattcaaccaCATTAAGCTGATTTGTATTTCACAGCCTGAGGCAAGGCTGTGTCTTTCTTCAGACTAGCCATCCTTAGCGATTCCCTTGCCATTTTAGTTCCCATTTCAAGGTCGCAATGGCCTGCTTTGGCACTTTTAATGAGAGCTTTTACTACTAATTTCCAAACGTCCTTCCCTGGCTGCAATATGCACATAAGTTTAGTATTGCATCCAAACATTCTGCTTTGCCATACTGAGCTGCTATATGGACTGTGTTTCCATTTGGGGTAGTTTGGTGCTCAAGTTGATCCCCCATTTGCCTAACTTTATCCATTTTATCTCCCAGCGCGAACAAGATTGGATCCATAGTAATACAAATATTGTGACAAGCAAGCATTACATTTTCGTATGCTTTTATGGCTGTGTTATTGAAAAAGGAGTTTGGCATAATTACTTCCCTTTTTCCTCACATGGAGGGAAggaatacaatatatatatatatatatatacacacacatagagagagagagagagagagagagagagagagagagagagagatgggagTGGTGCTCTGTAAGATGTCCAGCAATGCATTTCCTTTATTTCTTTCTACTAATTAGAAGAAAAGGATCGGCCAAAATAGTTCCTGATATTGATCGCTGTGGTCATTGCTTCTTCTCGATCTTGATCTTGCTTTAGGATTGAATATAAATGAAGTAACAGGCCTTTGCCAATTCCAAAATGAGCTTGTGATCATATAATTGAAATGTGATAAAAAAGTTCATTTTCCTACATTGATTTTCAGTCGTAAACgaattcaattaattatcacCATATCAGTAATCATCCCACTAGTAATGATACAAATCACTAAGAAACCTACAATACTGCTCAAATTGGTACTCCCTACTCGCGTTGAATGTGGGATCCATAGGAATTGGCACTACCTACTTAACATTGAAAATGGAATTACCAACTCCTGGTACTAGAAATTTGCTCCAAAAGCATACGCAACTTTTTAAAACTTTGTAAATACGTACTCCCCCCTATTTATAAGCATATTCCATATGGCCCAAGTCCACCCTTAAGTCAAATTTTAATCTGCTCTGTATTTTGATTGGAAAATTAACCATTGTTCCTTCTTGGTTATAATCAATGCgtctgaattttattttgtcacatatatatttcactcTCAAATGGTTAATTAAGCTAGAAATGGCAACCATATCATTTCGAAAATTCATGCTACTAATACTAGATTGATAAATGAAATATCTTTTAGTTGTCAATGTTAACGGATCAAACAGAGTTAGTTTTTATGACTCTGTCTATCAAACagagtttaaaaaaacaaagtgaTATGCAAGATGTCATGTTTGGCTACCAAAATGCATAATAGGAAAAAGAACTAGAAattatatttgtgtttttttttttttttggccatgcatatatatgaacaagaaaattattaattgaaactAATAATAagatatcaattaaaataattatatttttttgaatcagAAACTATAAATTTCTAggcatataatttttatatttttttaaactttaaactcAATTTAATACTTATTTAGGGGGCCAATGACTTTATACGTATATAcatcatatatttttaacaaattaattacagGAAATTTCAATGCctcaaagaaaaggaaaaaaagaaaaaaaaaaaaaagagaaaaaagaaggagAGGGACCATTCGCTTTATTTCTTCTGCTAAGAAGTAAAGAATGACAGCCCTAATGATTGCTGATGATCAGTGTTCATAGCGTATCTATCTATGCCCCTCTAGTAATGTATAAAGTAACTTCTTCCTGAACCATAATTATGAAAAACGTAACATAATCCTCCTTTGGTGCGTTTTTTCGTTAAATATTTTCAAGTAATGTACTATTTCGTAATTTATTCCAAGTAATAATATTTTGGtccatttacccaaaaaaaaaacccataattGTAAGACAAAGCTTAGAAAAGTTTAATAAcaagtttttattaaaaaaaaaataacatctttttttttttttgcccccctTGTTATTTATAATACAAACATCATTTTACCAGCCTAGGTTCGAGTACAGTAGGATAAAGAATGGGCATCTAGGCTTCTTAGTGCCTATTTGCAAGTATTTCAATGTTTCAGGTCCTTCTAAAAGGATAAAAATGCTCCTTATggtgcttggaaaaaaaatatgcattaattttttttgcacaACTCATtgcattaaattattattttttttcaaaaaaagagtATACATCTCTGTAAAATACAAGTAGAAATACTTATCATGATATCGCAAGGGTACAATATGTCCTCAATACTTCCACCCCTTACATCAATCATTTTATCCAATAATACatatctaaaaattattttcgtATATGTAAGTTTAATTATCGAGTtagcaacaaaaaaaagttagtagcagcaaaaaattaaagaaagatcAAAAGTAATTGATAATTAGAAAGGCAGTGGTGTGACTTCACAAAGCAACATTCTATCATCTTCTCTACGTAAAGATACTAAATTGCGGACCAAAAAAAATGCAACGCTTTCAAAAGCCTCGGCTCAAAATTCTGACTCCAAATCTTGAGCTAATAACCATAATTTGATCTCTTCTTATTTATGAAAAGATAACCAATTAATGCATTTCCTTTTCTTCtgtttagaagaaaaaaatcaaatcaaccaaaaaaaaaaaatgttacaaatTGAGAAATTTCAGCCAAAATTAGCTTCATAGAGGCAAATTGcaaattattgataaaaaaaaatcaccctATCAGGATTTATTGGAGACAAACTCAATGTCGGGTTGTGTTAGATTTACAGAGGAAGTTGGGTCCAAAGCAACCTATAGCCGCTAGCTCCAACATTGCTATCAACCAAATCCATATGGTGAAATCATATTCAACAAGAGATTTACACAAAAGAAAATCATCGGCAAGTATGTTTGATTGTTGGTTCTTTGATTGCGAAGGACCACTTGGTGAAAACgcaagtgtgtgtgtgtgtgcgcgcttGCTTGCTTGCTTTGAAAGAATTAGTTTGAAATTATTGGTACTCAATATTGTATTCTGAATAAATGAATGTCTTTGTTctgttttttcattaaaaatggcCTAGCTAGCTAGGGCATGGTGAATGTATCCTTTAGCAAAATTTATGCTGCTACTAGTTGAATGAATCCTTGTTATAACTGAATTTTTAGTACCAATTACTTCATTTCATCTGATTATTATGAATAGGACAAGGAGTCATTTAGGCCCCATTGTATGCTGATTTTTTGTACCAATTGCGTCATGTCATCTtgataattatgaataaaaaaaaggatcaaTTCGGTCCACAGTTTTATACAAAATATCCCGGAAAACCATTTCAAACCATATCGGAAGAAGCATAGTAGAAAAGCATATTTTGTAACATAGTAAACAGCTAAA contains the following coding sequences:
- the LOC132799133 gene encoding protein SIEVE ELEMENT OCCLUSION B-like — encoded protein: MLNLAQNVVHKVASSVQHVEEEILGLFTMTDNKIMDLIYATHVHADETFDDDSLFIIVENILKRATQIVDKVVQGSQVHVENIEEQTPKPNFSVPLCTLKQIGCELSCKAPGEDVAHKTTLSILNKLSTYSWEAKSVLALAAFAMEYGDFWLLAQLQHTDHLAKSVGILKRVPILTKPADLHKRRQAILELNNLIKATLQVIEIFDQFDKLSAYDPKDIPGLSIAMDHIPVDVYWSILTIVACSTKLTILSSDEPDKPHDLSPYSQKIHYILNKLKIQLIVCRRQLEEAETYRKLRKMVQTPTEVMEVFKALTFTKDKTQPLIDGSTNKTVNIEVLRRKNIFLFISTLEITEEDISIVKPIYEGTRKDDRYKIVWIPVVEQWTIELQKKFETLRSKMPWFTIQSISPTVGIKFIKEEWHFKGKPAVVVMNPQGKVENPNALHLIRLWGMRAFPFDKAADETLSKELTWIGPVVNNIDPIIQTWIKEEKYIFFYGGHDNEWIQQFTKRATTLANDPVIKDSKIKIEIFCIGKSGKGGEDHGIIGRFWSGIESLFFTKVHKQVDPVTQEIQKLLSYKNESGWAVLSKGSSVVTAGHGLTILRVLEDFEKWKEVAREKGFEFTFKEYHNRVIQSVRHCCRLDIPSATGKTPEIMKCPECPRTMEMFISYKCCHIDGPAAGRH